A window of the Lepisosteus oculatus isolate fLepOcu1 chromosome 14, fLepOcu1.hap2, whole genome shotgun sequence genome harbors these coding sequences:
- the LOC138242570 gene encoding GTPase IMAP family member 8-like encodes MASESSALSPGRRRADSHEAPQHLSEIRIMLLGQRWSGKSSAGNTILGREEFDTEGEPQECEKRQGEVAGRQITVVNTPGWDEWNYDDDDYVPQQIRQEVVRSVSLCPPGPHALLLVINVNSDTDWRLVKEHLELLSERVWRHTIVLFIWGGTLGDTTIEQHIEEGGEELQWLMEKCGNRYHVLNNKDRGSTQVTELLEKIEDMVAGNYGLYFTTDIKEINTELEKYIKQKEEERQRETEELRQREEERQRETEELRQREEERQRETEELRQKYERREREREEELRQRLEEEWSRREEELKEKMRKTLEEEELEKETEEPRLPVKRRNSKDLEPPSMSEGDPAVKPRLQPRPSELRLVLLGRTGAGKSAAGNTILGSEEFPSEASSSAVTQESRKRTGQVSGRRVTVVDTPDWLHAGLSEGDRRRDVGLCVNLSAPGPHAFLLVTPLGGSSGEERRTLETVLEIFGERALGHTMVLFTHGDELASRTLEESVHTGSRELQWLVEKCGNRYHALNNKDRGSTQVTELLENIEELVAGNKGSYYSTETYQEAESQIRQRQLQVLRDREESKQREEERLREKHQKELQNHLRRMEEEIQTREEKIRALEEKIAELEERLREERDEGRRRELEEELRRERGERERLQREMEEVREEQERERREREETHRREMEGLRQHYEEKAREEAERHLDLVKPHFSTGAVILGAGLGAAIGALRGPTGAAAGTVIGAAAGAQIGALLGGETRAAQTHTQERTQPADTQEHTQPADTREHTQPADTRERTQPADTQEHT; translated from the exons atggcgtCTGAGAGCTCAGCGCTCAGCCCTG GAAGGAGACGGGCTGATTCCCATGAGGCACCACAGCATCTCTCAGAGATCAGGATCATGCTGCTGGGCCAGAgatggtctgggaagagctcagcaggaaacaccatcctgggcagAGAGGAGTTTGACACTGAGGGAGAACCTCAGGAATGTGAGAAGAGACAGGGTGAAGTAGCTGGGAGGCAGATCACTGTGGTCAACACTCCAGGCTGGGATGAGTggaattatgatgatgatgattatgttCCACAGCAGATCAGACAGGAGGTTGtgcgcagtgtgtctctgtgtcccccaggaccCCATGCTCTCCTCCTGGTGATTAATGTGAACTCAGACACAGACTGGAGATTAGTGAAGGAACATCTGGAGCTTCTCAGTGAGAGAGTGTGGAGACACACAATAGTGCTGTTCATCTGGGGGGGGACACTGGGAGACACAACCATTGAGCAGCACATTGAGGAAGGAGGAGAGGAGCTCCAGTGGCTGATGGagaagtgtgggaacaggtatcatgttctcaacaacaAGGACAGGGGCagcactcaggtcacagagctgctggagaagatagagGACATGGTGGCAGGAAACTATGGGCTTTACTTCACCACTGACATCaaagaaataaacactgaactagaaaaatatattaaacaaaaggaggaggagagacagagagagacagaggagctgagacagagggaggaggagagacagagagagacagaggagctgagacagagggaggaggagagacagagagagacagaggagctgagacagaagtatgaaagaagggagagagagagagaagaggagctcaGACAGAGGTTGGAAGAGGagtggagcaggagagaagaggagctgaaggagaagatgagaaagacactggaggaagaggagctggagaaagagacagaggagcccagactgCCTGTCAAGAGGAGGAACAGTAAAGATCTTGAACCTCCCAGCA TGAGTGAAGGGGACCCTGCAGTCAAACCCAGACTCCAGCCCCGCCCCTCTGAGCTGAGACTGGTGCTGCTGGGCAGGACTGGTGCTGGGAAGAGCgcagcaggaaacaccatcctgggctCAGAGGAGTTTCCCTCTGAAGCCAGCAGCTCCGCGGTCACTCAGGAGAGCCGGAAGAGGACAGGACAAGTGTCCGGGAGACGGGTGACTGTGGTGGACACTCCAGACTGGCTCCACGCCGGACTGTCTGAGGGGGACAGGAGACGGGATGTGGGGCTCTGTGTTAACCTGTCTGCCCCGGGACCCCACGCCTTCCTCCTGGTGACCCCGCTGGGCGGATCCtcaggggaggagaggaggacactGGAGACAGTCCTGGAGATATTCGGGGAGAGGGCCCTGGGACACACCATGGTCCTGTTCACCCACGGTGATGAGCTGGCCAGCAGGACGCTGGAGGAGTCTGTGCACACAGGCAGCAGGGAGCTCCAGTGGCTGGTGGagaagtgtgggaacaggtatcacGCCCTCAACAACAAGGACAGGGGCagcactcaggtcacagagctgctggagaacATAGAGGAGCTGGTAGCAGGAAACAAGGGCAGCTACTACAGCACTGAGACGTACCAGGAGGCCGAGTCCCAGATCAGACAGAGGCAACTGCAGGtcctgagggacagagaggagagcaaacagagggaggaggagagactgagggagaAGCACCAGAAGGAGCTGCAGAACCACCTCCGCAGGATGGAGGAGGAGATCCAGACACGAGAGGAGAAGATCAGAGCGCTGGAGGAGAAGATagcagagctggaggagaggctgagggaggagagggatgaggggaggaggagagagctggaggaggagctgcggagagagagaggggagagagagaggctgcagagagagatggaggaggtgagagaggagcaggagagggagaggagagagagagaggagacacacagaagGGAGATGGAGGGGCTCAGGCAGCACTATGAAGAAAAGGCCagagaggaggcagagagacacCTGGACCTGGTGAAGCCGCACTTCAGCACAGGAGCAGTGATACTGGGAGCAGGACTGGGGGCAGCAATAGGGGCCCTGAGGGGCCcaacaggagcagcagcaggaacagtgataggagctgcagcaggAGCTCAGATAGGAGCTTTACTGGGAGGAGAAACCAGAGcagcacagactcacacacaagagcgcacacagcccgcagacacacaagagcacacacagcccgcagacacacgagagcacacacagcccgcagacacacgggagcgcacacagcccgcagacacacaagagcacaca